The Mangifera indica cultivar Alphonso chromosome 12, CATAS_Mindica_2.1, whole genome shotgun sequence DNA window CTTAAATGTCGCaacaaagaatgtaaatggcgtgcacgggcagttagggtgggagaaactgatagctttgaattacgTCGTATGGATAACTGTCACACATGTTGTAAAAATCAGATATTACCTTATCATAGGCAAGCAGGTGCTCGAGCTTTGGGGCAGATTTTGAGGactaaattcattttagttgatcgTGTTTATTGACCGAAGAAGATCATTACTGATATcgtcgaccgatataaaattgatatatcatacgcacaagcatggCGGCCGAGAAATTGGGCGTTTCAATCATTAAGGGGGACACcagaagagtcgtttatgttgcTACCAGAGTATTGCCTCAATTTAGAGCGTTGCAATCCGAGGACGATGACACATATACTAACGGATGAGGAGgatcgatttaaatacttttacatggcattcGGTTATAGTATTCGTGCATTTCAGTAACATATTCGAccggttatttgtattgatgctgTTTTCTTGAAGAGTCGATATTTGGATCAACTATTTATTGCTGTCGCATTAGATGAGAATAACCAAATATATCCACTTACTTTTGGGATTGGTCCcagggaagatcatgacacatggtgctagtttttaacaaagctgaaggattgtattggtgaggtacctcatttGGCCATCATTTCAGATCGACATGTCAGCATATTTTCTACATTGGCTGAAGTTTTCCCTGGTATGCATcacggttattgttgtcaccatttccattgtaacatgcggtccaagtacaaaaagaatgcaAAAGTCGTATGGATGTACTGGAAAGCAGCCAAGGCGTacactgaatttgaattccaacaGGTCATGAAGTCACTGTCCCGTTTGCACTCTGAGGCAACTGCATACCTGTGTGAAGTGGGTTATGATCGATGGGCACGAGCATATTTTCCAGGCCAtaggtacaatgtaatgactaccaatattaCTGAGTCATTTAATGTCTTGGTCAAACACGCTCGAGGTTTACCTATTACTATACTGATTGAGTTCATTAGAGGTACATTGCAgggatggttttatgaaagaagaaatcatgccagtaagttcatattcactgttatactatgttataaatgtgtgttaCTAAACTTATACTTGGTTACTAACcagatgaatttatatttatatgatttacagatgcTTGTACCAGTCCAATCATACCAtgggttaaagataaaatcgcaAAACGTGTACGAAAGTCTTCGAACTTAGAAGTGTGTCCTATAACAACTGATCGATACCAGTTTCTTGGTAGTGGCCAATATGATGTCCTGGTAGATCTGACAGAGCATACATgtacttgtagaaaatttcaattatcaaaaattcCCTGCATGCACGTTATTGTTGTagccagatatatgaagctTACAACCTGCCTTCAATGGGTGCATTCATACTACAGCACAGTTTTTTATCGAACCGTTTATGTAGACGCAGTCAATCCATTGGGAGATTAGTCAGAGTGGCTTCATCCGAAGGAGGCAACTATTATCCACCCACCATATGTGCATCGTCGTCGTGCAGGAGGTCcagcaaataaaaacagacgACCTTCTCAAGAAgaggttgttgaacaacttatctaTAGCCGATGTCATCAACCTGGACATACAAGACAGAACTGCAGAAGCCATGTTCCAGTACCTAGCtctgtaccatcaagttcaggaagaaagaagaaagaagaaagatgagaaATAAATGCAGTTGTTATTTGTACTTGTTAatgttaatataaatgttgtttttatacttgtttttgtaactctaatgttcgtgaaagttaattttaatataaatgttgtacttgtacttgtttctgtaaatctaatgtttgtgattgttactgcgaatattatctttttatattggtttttttattttgggtctACAAAGATCCTTCGATTACGCTTCACAATTCCTTATATCGAATCACATGCATATTCAACCCTAATAAAAGCTATATATTGaaagttgaaaacaaattatatatatatatatatatatgtcttgcAAATATTCTCAATATTTACaaatacattaaaaatgaaatgaagataaaaatttgagtgAAGAGAAACTTACCTTAAAtagttgaaaaatcattttaaggGATGCTAATtttatcttgaataaaaattcaTACTGGGTGGTTTGTGAActccaaattcaaatcaaaattgtaTCCAATCTTGCATTCTTATAATaatgaaactatatatatatatatatatatatatatatatatatatatatatatatatatatatatatatatagataatatatcattatataattttatcttttttattatatgaaattcttaactatcaagtgatttttttcaactcttcttaagtatttaattttaactatagtcttttaatatttctcaattctttgataaagtatttttagctatatatttgttatgaacatataaatgaatcaatatatggataaatatatatacaaatgaataaataaacatatatacaaatacaaataacatatacaataaccgtcaatcaatatcctgaaaatATAGTTGTGTGCCTAAACGAGTGTGCAGGCGTAACGAGTCCTCCCCCTCAAAGCATAACGAGCGGTGAAGTGCTAAACACTCGATGTATCGTAACATGAACACCCCACAGTCACCTGATAGAGGCGCCTGCTGCGGTATATCCATcaccctatgcaatgcaaatggatcgtCCCGAAGGAGATCGACTATCCGACACCCCTGTATATCGGACAATATCCTCATACCACTCTGTATCTCTCTCAAccggagataaatctaatgaaaaattaacatcatcctacaaaatatttattttcagtattcattATTGTTATATCTAGAGTATTtgttaatacttaataaattagtacttactgaATTTCCAGTGAAGATAGCTGAGATAGAATCCCATCCCGGAATGTCCttcgtgtgccatctcaacatccGGGTGGCTCCCACATACGGCGACATATCTACCCATCGAAATAAAGAGTCCAACGTCTCGTAAATTCAAAACtgtaatatcaatataaatcgattattgtatatatttacaatcatattaaactaattttattttaaactttcattgtttgtttgaattaataaatatcataattacctGAAACGCTATGGAAATCCCATGATACCATATTGCTTAAgctgattttcttttttctttttcggacCGGAATCCATAGAAATTTGGGAGATGTTATcgcatatagagcgatatgtcatctgtCATACTCGTACTCCCCACGGATATGCATTAAACCTATCCAGATGATtagctaattgtaatatcttctgaGAAATTATTTTCCTCAAGTCACTCCCTAACAACCCtgtgtgaagataaaacaatagtgctaacttaactgcatcagtgtcatcctccccccacgGTCTCTGTTAGAAAACACGACTCAGatcagcatatgtaactgatttacacccgtgaaaatatgtctggaggatctgatctgtggccttcgatggaatgTAGAGGTCGATATTTACCAAATGACTGAATCGAAAGtctgtcataatagcaaactcatatgcactgaatctgacatccacgtcattaacccgaaaccataactcctctcccgaagtcaccttatttaccgctcgaaggatgaaggaatgtattaggacctcactaaatcgactatcctttAACTCTAGGAAGTGTCCGAAACATGTACGccgaaacatttgtaattgtctctctgttaataatttttttatcacggctccaacatctctatatccacgtgtagtaacttgagccttgaagtgttttttgaGAGGAAATCGCAGTTCATCTCTGCTttcgtctctttttctcttttgtacagctccctgtatgaaaattaaattacaattatattaaatttatataaattttagggaataaattattcaattctatacatagaggtcttattcgaaaaaacagatatcaaattcgaattctacacgtcaaaaaaccttaagatggctaaatttcaatttgatcccatatgaaaaatatcaaaaaagcctaaaatttaatagaattacaTTCTGCCCCCCTGATTCCAACAAGAGAAAACTTATGCTATTAAACTTCTGGAAAACCGCAATTTTCCCCACCACACGAATTTGCGTGTCCACCACGCGAATTCGCCCATCAACCGTGCGAATTCGTGAGTCAATCGCACGAATTCTGGGGGTTGACCGTGATTTTGCCAGCCCACATAGTTTTCTAATTTATACTATGCCCTACCACACGATGAAAATGCGCATTTTCACCCCTAACCACACGATTTCGTgtagtccacgaagtttgaaaagttcaaaacacCTCCCCGTCTACACGAATgctgaccacacgaattcgtgtggtcactgcgccattcgcgtggtgattgccgaattcgtgtggccacatttcaccttccaaacttcgtttttcaaactccatttcaatAACAATCAACTttacacctaatctaacataaaagctctaacataattcatcaaaatcagcaaacaatcaagcattttcttcgaaaatttctaaccgtaaaccctaacacaaaacacccaaatttcgcATTAAATCGCTCAAAGCGTGaaatgaaatgcataaagaaatgacaagggttgttttactaacctttttgtccatcgtcGTTGCCGAAAACGTTGGAAAAATTGCCGGATGAAATCGGAGTTGCCGAGTGCGCGAATTGtgtgttcaaaattttcagtttcgtGTGTTTGGCTGTTGTGCGCGTGGTTTGGGACGATTTTGAgtggaggggcattttcgtctcttcgcaattttggggcattttcgtttagtGTTAAAATTTAGGGGTAATTTCATTTTAGCCCTTAATCTTTggggcaattattttaatttctcaaaagtatgtacacataattttattaattttgaattaaagattaaacaatgttcaatcacatgatgatatattatcatttatgtataaatttatatatattatttatgcgtataatattactctataaAGTTTGTAATATTTCATCCAATAATATTCAACCTCGATAAGATTCAACCCCAATAGATTAAAACgagttatttttattgatataacattaataaaactaattatattCAACTTATTTACATCTAACTCTAAGGGAGCATTCAGTTTGGGGAACATGTTGTTACCAAAATTAGAAGATTACCTTGagaattattgaatataaactattattatatttaataaaatttcataaaatagataaatataaataattattgtatttggttacaCTTGGGTGTAATTattctaaaacattttttatgttatttattatattaatttaaaatgagattatttttaccttaaaaaaattaataaataaggatataattaatataaaatcaagattattttggtactaatcaaataaagtaatgtaagttataaaaaatagaataccACCGTAATGTTTCTCTCTCTTGAACTAAACGCTccctaattaattttttaatttgatttttttaattttaattaaaggaaTTGTGACATTTATTCGACTTactaatatgaaaatatttcaaaatttaaaagccCAACCCGTACAAGAAAATTGGTGTGTACCAAACTTTCATACTCAAAAAACCCAAATCAATTTCAATCAACCGCTTCAATTGTTTGGACCGTTATTACAATTATTTGCATTCACAACATTGTACATCACACTTAGTATCCAACCGAGAAGGCTATAGATGGAAATTAATGTTTCTGGAAAGCATTCAAGATATAAGTATTGGTTAGACTATAATAACCTAAATATTTGACTTAAAATTTGACATTAGTTACTAGTCTAGACTCAGACTATGGGCCATGTTGGCCCATGGGTGCCGGCACAATCCGAAGCTTAAAAGGTCTAGTCCGGGGGTATAACCCACAAAATTTTGAGTAATGTCAAAACTCGCTTTTAAGACGGGTTGTGTCAAAAGATTGTCGGCAAAAccgtaaaaattttataaatttaatttttgatggATCAAATCATGCGcgcgcgcgcacacacacacacacaacacCTTCTTGTCCATAAAATTTCTATTTGAGGCTTACTTCTGATCGAGTCCAAATTGTCAAGACCATCAACCAAACATTAATTAGTGATAAGAAGGTATAATTATCCAATATTGAGACAATTAGCAAACATTTGTCAAATAAGAAATTTGTTTAGAATGTTTTGTAAATATTCTTCTATTTTGCTTTCATAATAGCAATAGATAGATATTTTCACCTTCCTAACTAATATACATCCAATCTTGTTTCcctttttcttcaattgaaaTAGGAACACTTTGTTTGAATCTTATTAAGATTCGAAATCCGAAGTGAACATAATTTGAATGTAATTTATTCTcatagttttataaaaataaagaattatctTAGAAAATGGGCATGGCCATACAAAGACAAAAGAGTATACACTAGAGATATTTTGTTATAGTGAATTTTTTACACCATACATTTAGTTAGTTAGTACATCGTAAATATAGGTATTTCAAATTGAACCACATTAAAAACTTTgtgtcttttatttttcttatatttgtttcatatattACATGATAGTATATACACCGAAACCTCTCTAGGTTTTTAATCGCTACTAAATCTATTTTgcgtaatattcaaaattacataaatcagttaataataataaattatattaacaatattattttattaactttaatttatatattaatttcttttggtgaattcaacaattaattttcaataagaaaacTCAATTTTGATAAATCTATCTAATGAAATTTGTTTCCATGAGTTATGATTGTGAAAGCTatattataataagatattatgaTATCTTAGGAGTgaaattaaagttaattatttcttgtactattaatttctttttaaaataaaactattgcAAATTTAGGAAAGCTTTTAATCTAAatcataatacataattatgaTCCAAGGTACAATCAAGGTTTTATGAATACAATACAAATTCGAATGTAACccttctttttaaaaattctaaaactcTATTAACTTTACTAATCTATGGGGTtaatacaccattatgttaaTTAATCAATGTCTAGATAATATATAGTATCTACTTATTTCATTTGATTATTAGATATTGTTTGATTGATTCAGTTTGGACTGAAATCTATAAAATGCCTCCGGGTAATCGATTTGATTGTAATATTAAATTCAAGAGGaataaaactttgaattatataattatagtaaatttaaaaataacaaataaaataatggttGATCTTGTACATAGAGATTCATAAATGGGAATCATAATTGTAAAGAATCCTTGTcgagtaaaattaaagtttcaattttaatatgataataccAAGATGATAATGAGCAATAGTAtgctaatatattttaaacatataaatttatacgtatttatatatatcatcgtgtgattagatattattttatgtttaattcaaaattatttaattatattatgatatatatatatatatataagtatgtatttaaagtagatacatataattttattgtattataattggaaatcaaaacaatcaatgttatatgtacatatttttttagtatataattgaatacacaATTGATGTTAAGAGTAGATTTGAAGTGTACTTATTTGagctcaaaataaattttacttgaacaaaccaaaatataaatattaggTAAATGAACACAAATCTAAATATGAATTATAGAGTAGTCGAGAAAATGAATCCGAGCCTAAACCCAAACAAAAATCATGCTCAGCTCGCCAACCGAGCATGGCTTGCATCATTAAATATACTTTCTCCCTGTCGGTTGCTCACTTtcttaatatgtttatatatattagtgaTGCGTGTATGTATACTTAAGTTAGAGTTTATGAGAAGATTGAGATATGGGTCAGATGTGGCTACACTGCTACAGTAGGTTTGAACTCTAATGTGTCTGTAAAtgttctttctttctctgtGATTGTCTGTATCGTTTCTTTTATGGAATAATTGGCATTAATCTTGGCCTTATAACCAAGCCAAATTGATGTTTTGTTAGCCGAGCGCATATGTCGAGCTTTAGCCAAGTCGAACATTTTGTGCCAACTCGAGCCAGGTATAAATTGATTACGAATTCTTAAATAGCAAAATGAACCAAATATAAACTAGCGTTTCTCTATGTTCGGTAAGCGCAAATTGAAAAAGAGTTGAGCCCAGCCCGCCTAAAAGCGAGCTTTATCTTATTCAAGTTTGGTTCGATATGAATCtaattctaattaatatatcattatataattaagtattattttatctataatttaaaattattttatcacatgAAAATACACCAATATTGTATTGGTTGATCAAAGCAAGCAAGATCCACTATCCATGGCTTGTTGTCTTAATGTACTTTGAACACCACTTTcaagtatataaaaaatgaaaactacAGTCAAGACACAACCAAAATGTTTATTTAAAACCGTTACCCATTTTCATTCCCATCACTCTTGAAGTAACTCTGAATTGAGAAGCAAGTTAGTTGTAGAACATAATGTGAGCATTGATTGGCAAACATTAGTAGTTTCAAGTAAAACGCCCTCAGAATGGGTAGCCATAGCCATCAATGCCGCCTTCTCATCTTCTCATTTGCAAATCTTCTTTGGTCAAGTCATTCAATGCACAGTCTAATGAAATGTGTTAGTTGGATCCACAATTATGTATTGTCCCCCATCTTTTTTGGACTCATGTTATGTAGCTCCCTACCCGTacccaaaattttaatcatttcccCCCTTGCATAGTTCCATTTTTTCGGTTCTAGTAATTATATTAAGTCTTGTTTCTTCTTCAATGTGTCCCTAAAGGTACACTACTTGAATCCAACTTACTGTCTGTTCTAAGGAGTAagttcaaattttctttcaaattgcaGCTTCTTGTATTTTCATGTTCATTTGCTTCGCTTAATAGCTAAGTTTTGCTCTTGAAGTAAGTTGAAAACTTCACATATTTTCTCTGTTCATATATTGAGGTCATAAATTCTGTGTTTTGTGGTGTTATATTGGCGTAATTTTCTTAAGTTATGCGGGTTTGGGGTGAGTTTGTATGTTGGTTTTATGCAAAACGAAAGGTTGGTTTGTGGTGTTTTCAGGAAGCTTTTGTATATTCATGTTCATTTGCTTTACTTAATTGCTAAGTTTTGTACTTGAAGTTGAAAACTTCATATATATTCATGGTTCATAGACGGAGGtcataaattttgtgttttgtgatGTCACATTAGCagaaatttttatgatttttgtcgGTGAGTTTGTGTATTGGTTTTGATGCATAAAGACTGGTTGTTTTGTGGTGTTTTCAGGAAGTTGAGAAATGGATACAGGAGAAATCAGGTCACTGGAAAGTATGCTGGAGACACCAGCAAGCTTAGATGAAATATGCAGTGCAAGTCAGAGGAAGAAGCTCAGTGTGTGCTTCATCGAGTCTGATGACAGGCGAATGGCACTTGGCCGTGGCTACACTGGAGGAACTACCCCTGTTAATGTCCATGGAAAGCCTATTCCTGACCTATCAAAAACTGGAGGCTGGATTGCAGCCCTCTTCATTTTTGGTAAGAAcaaaatcttttctcttttgtttggtTAGTGAGAAAACTCAAggaaaattatgtttattttgattgattagtAAAGAATTTGTATGTTAATTGGAGGGTTTCATTTCTCAGGGAATGAAATGGCAGAAAGAATGGCTTATTTTGGACTTTCTGTTAATATGGTGGCCTTTATGTTCTATGTTATGCATAAACCGTTTTCAAGTTCATCCAATGCTGTCAACAACTTTCTTGGAATATCACAAGCATCCTCTGTGCTTGGTGGTTTTCTTGCTGATGCTTATCTTGGTAGATACTGGACAATAGCCATTTTCACAACCATTTATCTTATGGTACGCTTCCATTATTTTAAGCAATTTCATTTATAAGCAAAGCTTATACTGAGGTTCaatcttcattttccttttcaatcTTCTCTCCTGGAGGGTCTGACAGGAATAACCTTATGTGCGACGATCAATATTTTCATGCCAAACCAAAAGCAATGTGATCAAATAGCCTTGCTTCTAGGCAATTGTGAACCGGCAAAATCTTGGCAGATGATTTACCTCTATACAGCTCTTTACATTACTGGATTTGGAGCTGCAGGCATAAGGCCTTGCGTCTCTTCATTTGGAGCAGATCAGTTTGATGAAAGAAGTGAAGATTACAAGACTCACCTTGATagatttttcaacttcttttacCTTTCTGTCACAATTGGAGCGATTGTGGCTTTCACTTTGGTTGTCTACATTCAAATGAAACATGGATGGGGATCTGCCTTTGGTTCATTAGCCATAGCCATGGGCATATCAAACATGTTATTCTTCCTGGGTACTCCATTGTACAGGCACAGATTGCCAGGAGGCAGCCCTCTAACCAGAGTTGCCCAAGTTCTTGTCGCTGCTTTTCGAAAGCGAAAGGCCTCTTTCTCCACCAGTGAGTATATAGGCCTGTATGAGGTTCCTGGAAAACATTCTGCTATAAAGGGAAGTGGAAAGATACCTCACACAGACTCTTTCAGGTATTGTGAACTCTTCATTCCACACAAATCAACAATTCACCATATAACTTGAGGCCTTTTCGCTGTGCAGATGTTTAGACAAGGCAGCGTTGCAACTGAAGGAAGATGGACCTGATCCAAGTCCATGGAGGCTTTGTACTGTAACTCAAGTAGAAGAAGTTAAGATCCTAATCAAACTTATCCCCATCCCAGCTTGCACAATTATGCTCAATGTCATCCTGACAGAATTTCTAACTCTCTCAGTTCAACAGGCCTACACTTTAAACACCCACATGGGGAATCTGAAACTTCCTGTAACATGCATGCCAGTTTTTCCAGGTCTCAGCATATTCCTCATTCTATCCCTCTACTACTCCATCTTCGTTCCCATCTCTCGGCGCTTCACTGGGCACCCTCAAGGAGCCTCCCAGCTTCAGAGAGTAGGCATAGGCCTGGCAGTCTCGACCCTCTCTGTAGCATGGGCAGGCGTCTTCGAGAGGTGCAGAAGAAACTACGCAATAAAACATGGTTTCGAGTTCAACTTCCTGAGCCCTATGCCAAACCTAAGTGCATACTGGCTTCTAATCCAGTACTGCCTCATTGGCATTGCAGAAGTATTCTGCATAGTGGGATTGCTTGAATTCCTCTATGAAGAAGCGCCTGACGCAATGAAAAGCATAGGCTCAGCCTACGCAGCTCTGGCCGGAGGATTAGGCTGTTTCATGGCATCGATTTTGAACAGCATTATCAAATGTTCAACCGGGGATCTGGAAAACGGGAAACAATCTTGGCTGTCACAGAATATAAATACAGGGAGATTTGATTATTTGTACTGGGTGCTTGCACTTCTGAGCCTGGTAAATTTTGGTGCATTTTTATATGCAGCTTATAGGTACAAGTATAGGTCAGAAATGAAGGTTTAAAGTTTTGAGAATTTTATGAGAATGGATTGATATTTTACTTAAGAATTTGAAGCCTAGCATTATATACTcgataaatttattgaaactaAAATTACTTGTTGGGACAATAGGGTTgatcaatttggtttgaatctgatcaaaaaaaaaaaaaatttgcttcttCATATGAGCTTTAAAAGTAACCCCACATTGAAGAGTTGTAAATTGAATTGCACAGAAATCTGCAAGCTTCAACTACTATTGATTCATACTCCCTTTCACGCCCCTAATGCCATTTTCAATTCTTAGTCCCATGGCATCAATTgattcaaaattcaataaaactatacatacccacttaaataaacaaatgaatatACACTTGtgtgtgtcattatataattgagtgattttgaattaatcagataatgatatatataagtatatactcatttatatactcaaaatggataTGTGAtattggttttcaaaatttacctTATTACTAGtcaatcataaaatttcatCATCAAAAATA harbors:
- the LOC123192688 gene encoding protein NRT1/ PTR FAMILY 6.1-like, with the protein product MDTGEIRSLESMLETPASLDEICSASQRKKLSVCFIESDDRRMALGRGYTGGTTPVNVHGKPIPDLSKTGGWIAALFIFGNEMAERMAYFGLSVNMVAFMFYVMHKPFSSSSNAVNNFLGISQASSVLGGFLADAYLGRYWTIAIFTTIYLMGLTGITLCATINIFMPNQKQCDQIALLLGNCEPAKSWQMIYLYTALYITGFGAAGIRPCVSSFGADQFDERSEDYKTHLDRFFNFFYLSVTIGAIVAFTLVVYIQMKHGWGSAFGSLAIAMGISNMLFFLGTPLYRHRLPGGSPLTRVAQVLVAAFRKRKASFSTSEYIGLYEVPGKHSAIKGSGKIPHTDSFRCLDKAALQLKEDGPDPSPWRLCTVTQVEEVKILIKLIPIPACTIMLNVILTEFLTLSVQQAYTLNTHMGNLKLPVTCMPVFPGLSIFLILSLYYSIFVPISRRFTGHPQGASQLQRVGIGLAVSTLSVAWAGVFERCRRNYAIKHGFEFNFLSPMPNLSAYWLLIQYCLIGIAEVFCIVGLLEFLYEEAPDAMKSIGSAYAALAGGLGCFMASILNSIIKCSTGDLENGKQSWLSQNINTGRFDYLYWVLALLSLVNFGAFLYAAYRYKYRSEMKV